TGAACGAAGTTTTCGATAGCATGGGAGGCGGAAGAAACGATGGTTTGAGTGCTGCTTCTGGAGGGAGAGGCGGAATAACAAAATCGAATTTGATTGGATTAAGTTATTCTGATGAATGGTTTAAAGAAGAAAGTACTGATTTAAATTATTATTTTAAGAATTCTAATACAGACAATACCAATAGAACATCAGAGCTTACTTTATTGCCAACAGGTTCTTTGTTGTCAAAATCTGCTTCAAAAAGCAATCAGGATTCTGATAGACATAATGTAAATTTAAATTTTGAGTACAAACTTTCCCCTTCAATAAGAGTTTTTTTTGGACCAGCCATTGAAACAAGAAAAGCAATATCTGCAAATACTTTCGACAGAAAAACCTGGGATGAAAATAATCAGTTAATCAATTCTAGTAATTCTTTCAATACAAGTGAAAGTACTAATACGGATTTTAGAAATAATCTTAGATTTTTTTTAAATGCTAAGAAAGAAGGACGATACTTTACAGCCTCTTTTGAAAACGACAATTCGCGAAACGATTTAGATTCAAGAGTAAATTCATTGACAATTTTTGAGCAGGGAACAAGTCCCGACGATTTGCGTAATCAACATGTTACTCAGAAAAATAATAGAGATAAATATACAGGAAGGCTTGAATATTTTGAGCCAGTAACTAATTTGTCAAGACTGAATTTTTCAGTAATCACAAATTATGAAAAAACAAGCGATGATAAAAAAACATTCGACCGCAATGATCAGGATATGGAATATGATGTTTTTAATGAATCACTTAGTAATTTTAATTCTTTTAATAGTTTTGAAGTTAATCCGAAGATAGGCTTTAGTACGAGTATAAACAAACTTGATTTATCGGCATCCACAGGAACTTCTGTCATCAGGAATGAAAATCATGCATTTTACTTAAAAGAAACAACAGATTTAAATAAAAACTATTTTATTCCAAACGGAACAATTAGTGCCAATTACAGCATTTCACAATCTCAGAGTTTATTAATGATGTATGAACGTAAATTTACAGTTCCAACCGGTAATCAGGTTTTAGCAATT
This is a stretch of genomic DNA from Flavobacterium endoglycinae. It encodes these proteins:
- a CDS encoding outer membrane beta-barrel protein, with protein sequence MTIDKKKNKGFFGKLLDGYGSSERYESSAFLSYFKDKRRISFLASSNNINASGFSMNEVFDSMGGGRNDGLSAASGGRGGITKSNLIGLSYSDEWFKEESTDLNYYFKNSNTDNTNRTSELTLLPTGSLLSKSASKSNQDSDRHNVNLNFEYKLSPSIRVFFGPAIETRKAISANTFDRKTWDENNQLINSSNSFNTSESTNTDFRNNLRFFLNAKKEGRYFTASFENDNSRNDLDSRVNSLTIFEQGTSPDDLRNQHVTQKNNRDKYTGRLEYFEPVTNLSRLNFSVITNYEKTSDDKKTFDRNDQDMEYDVFNESLSNFNSFNSFEVNPKIGFSTSINKLDLSASTGTSVIRNENHAFYLKETTDLNKNYFIPNGTISANYSISQSQSLLMMYERKFTVPTGNQVLAIANLDNPLVVVTGNPNLKPSTFHFLQTGFSSYNFQSGANYFIHFSTTYFDSQIVGSSAYNSSGKQISSFDNVEGTYDMLLAGEWSKTIKKDVNTFALRFSMYANYNLNKGFTNNQLYEAKAFRLNPGFGLTYEYGELLNIQPYYNFTYNDIRYNNTSLSSTSNTTHNFNIQMTSFWPKSWVFGNDFGYNYNSNISGPYKKDFYLWNTSISYKLAKQFTCKVKVYDLLNQNQSASRVITSTAVIDSETNVLKRYVMFTLLYKFKNFETDKG